One region of Ostrinia nubilalis chromosome 14, ilOstNubi1.1, whole genome shotgun sequence genomic DNA includes:
- the LOC135078337 gene encoding uncharacterized protein LOC135078337 translates to MTPSHNQTDPCQTLQLLINTRERSPALPAGYLSPAPSPDELLIQQRNATAAHHTRERSPALPAGYLSPAPSPDELLIQQRGRKRLPTTWSPDIDLKRNSSFHSLIRTPPKNTGRFSPPKLGVTLRSTPRKRLLLGDVERIPLTPEKIDFSDISTPQKFKITSPVKATPPSKRSRVEKLTEFKGPIDVALKGLSPTQLINMIKTITYKHPEVEDEIRKDMPVPDLSPLEERLNYLKSNIFKSLPTSRLTSKTDSPAYSRVATHLAAFKKCVVDQGKVLVESQHWESVLEYVFLAWSYVRATPVWDNQPHNAQRKQCFRALTNYCMTALKKGGMSPDVLIDVQDKLQGMVADNEEIQSCLKLIQGQLQGSA, encoded by the exons ATGA CCCCGTCCCATAACCAGACTGATCCCTGCCAGACGCTTCAGCTGCTCATTAACACGCGCGAGCGCTCGCCAGCGCTGCCCGCCGGGTACCTCAGCCCCGCGCCGTCGCCTGATGAGCTGCTGATACAGCAGAGAA ACGCTACAGCCGCTCATCACACGCGTGAGCGCTCGCCAGCGCTGCCCGCCGGGTACCTCAGCCCCGCGCCGTCGCCTGACGAGCTGCTGATACAGCAGAGAG GCCGCAAACGCCTGCCAACAACATGGTCGCCCGACATCGACTTGAAACGCAACTCCTCATTCCATTCTTTAATACGCACGCCACCCAAAAATACGGGTCGTTTCTCGCCCCCAAAGCTCGGGGTTACTCTGCGATCCACCCCGCGGAAACGCTTACTCCTGGGCGACGTGGAAAGAATCCCCCTGACACCAGAAAAGATTGACTTCTCTGACATCAGTACACCGCAGAAGTTCAAAATAACCAGTCCAGTTAAAGCGACACCGCCGTCCAAGAGGTCCAGGGTCGaaaaactgacagagttcaaaGGGCCTATCGATGTCGCCCTCAAAGGACTCAGTCCCACTCAACTTATCAACATGATCAAAACCATCACGTACAAACATCCCGAAGTGGAGGATGAGATCCGCAAGGACATGCCAGTTCCTGACTTGTCACCTTTAGAAGAGAGGTTAAATTATTTGAAGTCGAACATCTTCAAGagtcttccgacctcccgtCTCACGTCCAAGACGGACTCACCTGCGTATTCCCGTGTGGCGACTCACTTGGCCGCCTTCAAGAAGTGCGTTGTAGACCAAGGGAAGGTGTTAGTGGAATCTCAACATTGGGAGTCGGTATTGGAGTATGTTTTTCTAGCGTGGAGTTACGTTAGGGCAACGCCGGTGTGGGATAATCAGCCCCATAATGCTCAACGCAAACAGTGCTTTAGAGCACTTACGAATTACTGCATGACCGCTCTGAAGAAAGGTGGGATGAGTCCAGACGTTTTGATTGATGTCCAGGACAAACTGCAGGGAATGGTCGCAGACAACGAGGAAATACAGTCGTGTCTGAAACTCATCCAAGGACAACTGCAAGGATCTGCATAG
- the LOC135078336 gene encoding uncharacterized protein CG43867-like — protein MPQTISRNVQRRNATKLLLSKEDNKPTIQGWLTKVKNGHAKKSWCVLIGKMFLYFKSPGDQNPTGQINMRDARVEDVEHVSDSDSEEKNDDTRNHLTVAIYPQHQGPTYLLFESKADKDSWLYHLTVVSGGGLSQGTHFEQLVQKLMETDGDPNCVLWRHPTLLYSKENITSPLTSLNSEALQAEALKLFKCVQLFMSVAVEHAGIDYHVVLAQNALQQCLEVAELQDELASALARQTTPHTHTKHGVQVTPATARRNINVKAAKLKNVSWVSVCLCGGGG, from the exons ATGCCACAAACTataagcaga AATGTCCAAAGGCGGAACGCGACGAAACTGCTTCTCAGTAAAGAGGACAACAAGCCCACCATTCAGGGCTGGCTCACGAAGGTCAAGAACGGCCACGCCAAGAAGAGCTGGTGCGTGCTCATCGGCAAGATGTTCCTGTACTTCAAGTCGCCGGGAGACCAG AACCCAACTGGCCAGATCAACATGCGAGACGCGCGAGTGGAAGACGTAGAACATGTTTCAGACTCGGACTCGGAAGAGAAGAACGACGACACGCGCAACCACCTTACTGTGGCTATCTACCCGCAGCACCAG GGTCCAACGTACCTATTATTCGAAAGCAAAGCAGACAAGGACTCCTGGTTATACCATTTGACCGTGGTGAGCGGAGGCGGATTAAGCCAGGGCACGCACTTCGAACAGCTGGTTCAGAAGCTGATGGAGACAGATGGCGATCCCA ATTGCGTGCTATGGCGGCATCCAACGCTGCTGTATTCGAAGGAGAACATCACATCCCCTCTGACGTCACTTAACTCCGAGGCGCTGCAGGCGGAGGCATTAAAACTATTTAAG TGCGTCCAACTCTTCATGTCAGTAGCCGTAGAGCACGCAGGCATCGACTACCACGTGGTGCTCGCCCAGAATGCCCTCCAACAATGCCTGGAAGTAGCCGAGCTCCAAGACGAGCTGGCGTCAGCGTTGGCCCGTCAGACCACGCCTCACACGCACACCAAACACGGCGTGCAGGTAACGCCCGCGACTGCGCGACGTAACATAAACGTTAAGGCCGCCAAGCTTAAGAATGTAAGTTGGGTTTCAGTTTGTTTGTGTGGGGGTGGCGGTTGA
- the LOC135078335 gene encoding pyruvate carboxylase, mitochondrial: protein MQILKARFALRASASQFQAWSAAKHRTATTDSKSVEYKPIRSVLVANRGEIAIRVFRACTELGIRSVAIYSEQDKLQMHRQKADESYLVGKGLPPVEAYLSIPEIIRVAKENDVDAVHPGYGLLSERSDFAQAIINAGLRFIGPSPAVVQQMGDKVAARKAAIEAKVPIVPGTDGPVTTKEEALEFCKQHGLPVIFKAAYGGGGRGMRVVREMSEVASNFERASSEALGAFGNGSMFIERFIERPRHIEVQLLGDKAGNVVHLYERDCSVQRRHQKVVEIAPAPHLDPEVSI, encoded by the exons gACTCAAAGTCAGTGGAGTACAAACCAATTAGGAGCGTATTAGTAGCTAATAGAGGTGAAATCGCCATCAGAGTGTTCCGAGCATGTACCGAACTCGGGATCCGGTCGGTGGCGATCTACAGCGAGCAAGACAAATTGCAGATGCACAG ACAAAAAGCCGACGAGTCTTATTTAGTTGGCAAAGGTCTGCCTCCAGTGGAAGCGTACCTCAGCATTCCAGAGATCATCAGGGTCGCGAAGGAGAATGACGTTGATGCGGTCCACCCTGGATATGGACTGCTGTCTGAGAG GTCAGACTTCGCGCAGGCGATCATCAACGCAGGGCTTCGTTTCATCGGGCCCTCGCCGGCCGTGGTGCAACAGATGGGGGACAAGGTCGCCGCTAGAAAGGCTGCCATCGAAGCCA AGGTCCCTATTGTGCCTGGTACTGACGGACCAGTGACTACCAAAGAGGAGGCTCTCGAATTCTGCAAGCAACATGGACTACCGGTCATATTTAAG GCTGCCTACGGCGGTGGCGGTCGCGGTATGCGTGTGGTCCGAGAAATGAGCGAGGTGGCTTCAAACTTCGAGCGAGCTTCGTCCGAGGCGTTAGGTGCCTTCGGAAACGGATCCATGTTCATTGAAAGATTCATCGAAAGACCCAGGCATATTGAAGTGCAGTTGTTGG GTGACAAAGCCGGCAACGTGGTTCACCTGTACGAGCGAGACTGCTCAGTGCAGAGGCGGCACCAAAAGGTCGTTGAGATTGCGCCCGCGCCGCATCTAGACCCTGAAGTAAGTATTTGA
- the LOC135078173 gene encoding uncharacterized protein LOC135078173 isoform X2, whose amino-acid sequence MERLSHDLNLALEESNCGRQERRKLGLRRRTRSAGNLPAAIAVSLVEDGSSSSPPQAPLITQPLSDSDDPHLNLHKSSSMKSRQYCQIGNFESDSFNENFSPTRPANARRKRKYKKMPVEYPDGKRSPPIEILSVTTEPALPATIIMQTQGLTSIPHITKHKQERNAFCGKRKWSHRDKGDVCEMRERSFSGGCSSKSSFFKNDFKCKKYEEKKRKESVLQPGKIILKSQNVEGMPSSFTNTPSLPGSSSFNFVYKNSGKNGPFLSKVTGYKITTDLPPVFSPTTSTGKYHSRKFKLLNKSHSPHSLRNPLLFEDSNSGMDCAGNESSSLSSSDSDGVVTNDSDREGDDELTDWPGIEELKVFNKSLTFKSSKSVNNNNNNSPNSVNMPPPKRLKKEKHLVKSGWASCKNRFKKKRPKVDSGNDDDAMMSDSKTVVDVEDEAISKENRDILQPHSSFSSFSDIKNAGVSGQNANETFFQSFQAFQEKSSQQETFSQTPRTNFSLQKTSSSDLNVSEKSPQSDHYYSEHSMGNAVTEVREIRAGCRRIREERPGFLILSAANEQLSKFLQDSCQTELKLPSFHDPEEKEKLESLAKLYSLKLQVEMGRPILRKTRLYNVPMCSQQHNAGGAR is encoded by the exons ATGGAAAGGCTGTCGCATGACTTAAACCTGGCTCTGGAAGAGAGTAATTGCGGCCGGCAAGAGCGGCGGAAACTAGGGCTCCGTCGACGCACTAGGTCCGCTGGAAATTTGC CGGCCGCCATAGCAGTGAGTTTGGTTGAAGATGGTAGTTCAAGCAGCCCTCCACAGGCCCCACTCATCACGCAACCACTATCAGACTCCGATGACCCTCATCTAAACCTGCACAAATCAAGCAGTATGAAGTCCAGACAGTATTGTCAAATTGGCAATTTCGAGTCGGACTCGTTTAACGAAAACTTCTCCCCAACAAGACCAGCAAATGCAAGGAGGAAGAGAAAGTATAAAAAGATGCCTGTCGAATACCCAGATGGAAAGCGCTCTCCGCCCATCGAAATACTAAGTGTTACTACAGAG CCAGCCTTACCAGCTACAATAATTATGCAGACCCAAGGCCTGACGTCAATTCCACATATTACCAAACACAAGCAAGaaag GAATGCATTTTGTGGCAAAAGAAAATGGTCCCATAGAGACAAAGGAGATGTATGTGAGATGAGAGAAAGATCATTCAGCGGAGGATGTTCATCCAAGTCATCATtctttaaaaatgattttaaatgCAAGAAGTATGAGGAAAAGAAACGAAAGGAGTCTGTATTACAGCCAGGGAAGATTATACTCAAGTCTCAAAACGTTGAAGGCATGCCATCATCATTCACGAACACCCCATCACTGCCTGGTAGCTCAAGCTTTAACTTTGTGTATAAAAATTCCGGAAAGAACGGACCATTCCTCTCAAAGGTAACTGGGTACAAAATCACCACAGATCTACCACCGGTATTCAGTCCTACAACCAGTACTGGAAAATATCATTCGCGGAAGTTTAAACTCTTGAACAAGTCACACTCACCACACTCTCTGAGGAATCCTCTATTGTTCGAGGATTCGAATAGCGGCATGGATTGCGCGGGAAATGAATCTAGTTCGCTCAGCAGCAGTGACTCGGATGGAGTCGTGACAAATGACAGCGACAGAGAAGGCGACGATGAACTGACCGACTGGCCCGGTATTGAAGAACTAAAAGTTTTCAATAAAAGCCTCACGTTTAAATCTTCCAAATCCGTcaataacaacaacaataacTCCCCAAATTCAGTTAACATGCCTCCACCGAAACGGCTGAAGAAAGAGAAACATTTAGTGAAAAGCGGCTGGGCGAGTTGTAAGAATAGATTTAAAAAGAAGAGGCCTAAAGTTGATTCGGGAAACGACGATGACGCTATGATGTCCGATTCAAAAACCGTCGTCGATGTAGAGGACGAGGCGATTAGCAAAGAGAATAGGGACATTTTACAGCCTCACTCGTCGTTTTCCAGTTTTAGCGATATAAAGAACGCTGGTGTGTCGGGTCAGAACGCGAATGAGACGTTTTTTCAGTCCTTTCAGGCGTTTCAGGAGAAATCCAGTCAGCAAGAGACGTTCAGTCAGACGCCTCGGACAAACTTTTCGTTGCAGAAAACGTCGTCTAGCGACTTGAATGTTAGCGAGAAATCGCCACAGAGCGATCATTATTACAGTGAGCATTCCATGGGCAATGCCGTGACAGAAGTGAGAGAAATAAGAGCCGGGTGCAGGAGAATACGTGAAGAGCGACCAGGTTTCCTTATCCTGAGCGCTGCGAATGAACAACTCTCAAAATTCCTACAAGATTCTTGCCAAACAGAGCTGAAGCTCCCAAGTTTCCATGATCCAGAGGAAAAGGAGAAGTTAGAATCACTTGCCAAGCTGTATTCCTTGAAACTGCAAGTGGAAATGGGCAGGCCTATTCTAAGAAAGACTAG GTTGTACAATGTTCCAATGTGTTCCCAGCAACACAATGCAGGCGGTGCGCGTTGA
- the LOC135078173 gene encoding uncharacterized protein LOC135078173 isoform X1 — MERLSHDLNLALEESNCGRQERRKLGLRRRTRSAGNLPAAIAVSLVEDGSSSSPPQAPLITQPLSDSDDPHLNLHKSSSMKSRQYCQIGNFESDSFNENFSPTRPANARRKRKYKKMPVEYPDGKRSPPIEILSVTTEPALPATIIMQTQGLTSIPHITKHKQERNAFCGKRKWSHRDKGDVCEMRERSFSGGCSSKSSFFKNDFKCKKYEEKKRKESVLQPGKIILKSQNVEGMPSSFTNTPSLPGSSSFNFVYKNSGKNGPFLSKVTGYKITTDLPPVFSPTTSTGKYHSRKFKLLNKSHSPHSLRNPLLFEDSNSGMDCAGNESSSLSSSDSDGVVTNDSDREGDDELTDWPGIEELKVFNKSLTFKSSKSVNNNNNNSPNSVNMPPPKRLKKEKHLVKSGWASCKNRFKKKRPKVDSGNDDDAMMSDSKTVVDVEDEAISKENRDILQPHSSFSSFSDIKNAGVSGQNANETFFQSFQAFQEKSSQQETFSQTPRTNFSLQKTSSSDLNVSEKSPQSDHYYSEHSMGNAVTEVREIRAGCRRIREERPGFLILSAANEQLSKFLQDSCQTELKLPSFHDPEEKEKLESLAKLYSLKLQVEMGRPILRKTSNTMQAVRVEHSYHNFPTDHKRRCYGEDQDSSLSLSENSVNSINDLDEHDLNEPKPGTSDAQQELVDTFSHTHVDKSLLDPGDVD; from the exons ATGGAAAGGCTGTCGCATGACTTAAACCTGGCTCTGGAAGAGAGTAATTGCGGCCGGCAAGAGCGGCGGAAACTAGGGCTCCGTCGACGCACTAGGTCCGCTGGAAATTTGC CGGCCGCCATAGCAGTGAGTTTGGTTGAAGATGGTAGTTCAAGCAGCCCTCCACAGGCCCCACTCATCACGCAACCACTATCAGACTCCGATGACCCTCATCTAAACCTGCACAAATCAAGCAGTATGAAGTCCAGACAGTATTGTCAAATTGGCAATTTCGAGTCGGACTCGTTTAACGAAAACTTCTCCCCAACAAGACCAGCAAATGCAAGGAGGAAGAGAAAGTATAAAAAGATGCCTGTCGAATACCCAGATGGAAAGCGCTCTCCGCCCATCGAAATACTAAGTGTTACTACAGAG CCAGCCTTACCAGCTACAATAATTATGCAGACCCAAGGCCTGACGTCAATTCCACATATTACCAAACACAAGCAAGaaag GAATGCATTTTGTGGCAAAAGAAAATGGTCCCATAGAGACAAAGGAGATGTATGTGAGATGAGAGAAAGATCATTCAGCGGAGGATGTTCATCCAAGTCATCATtctttaaaaatgattttaaatgCAAGAAGTATGAGGAAAAGAAACGAAAGGAGTCTGTATTACAGCCAGGGAAGATTATACTCAAGTCTCAAAACGTTGAAGGCATGCCATCATCATTCACGAACACCCCATCACTGCCTGGTAGCTCAAGCTTTAACTTTGTGTATAAAAATTCCGGAAAGAACGGACCATTCCTCTCAAAGGTAACTGGGTACAAAATCACCACAGATCTACCACCGGTATTCAGTCCTACAACCAGTACTGGAAAATATCATTCGCGGAAGTTTAAACTCTTGAACAAGTCACACTCACCACACTCTCTGAGGAATCCTCTATTGTTCGAGGATTCGAATAGCGGCATGGATTGCGCGGGAAATGAATCTAGTTCGCTCAGCAGCAGTGACTCGGATGGAGTCGTGACAAATGACAGCGACAGAGAAGGCGACGATGAACTGACCGACTGGCCCGGTATTGAAGAACTAAAAGTTTTCAATAAAAGCCTCACGTTTAAATCTTCCAAATCCGTcaataacaacaacaataacTCCCCAAATTCAGTTAACATGCCTCCACCGAAACGGCTGAAGAAAGAGAAACATTTAGTGAAAAGCGGCTGGGCGAGTTGTAAGAATAGATTTAAAAAGAAGAGGCCTAAAGTTGATTCGGGAAACGACGATGACGCTATGATGTCCGATTCAAAAACCGTCGTCGATGTAGAGGACGAGGCGATTAGCAAAGAGAATAGGGACATTTTACAGCCTCACTCGTCGTTTTCCAGTTTTAGCGATATAAAGAACGCTGGTGTGTCGGGTCAGAACGCGAATGAGACGTTTTTTCAGTCCTTTCAGGCGTTTCAGGAGAAATCCAGTCAGCAAGAGACGTTCAGTCAGACGCCTCGGACAAACTTTTCGTTGCAGAAAACGTCGTCTAGCGACTTGAATGTTAGCGAGAAATCGCCACAGAGCGATCATTATTACAGTGAGCATTCCATGGGCAATGCCGTGACAGAAGTGAGAGAAATAAGAGCCGGGTGCAGGAGAATACGTGAAGAGCGACCAGGTTTCCTTATCCTGAGCGCTGCGAATGAACAACTCTCAAAATTCCTACAAGATTCTTGCCAAACAGAGCTGAAGCTCCCAAGTTTCCATGATCCAGAGGAAAAGGAGAAGTTAGAATCACTTGCCAAGCTGTATTCCTTGAAACTGCAAGTGGAAATGGGCAGGCCTATTCTAAGAAAGACTAG CAACACAATGCAGGCGGTGCGCGTTGAACATTCCTACCACAACTTCCCTACGGACCACAAGAGGCGCTGTTACGGTGAGGACCAAGACTCCAGTTTGAGTTTGAGCGAGAACTCGGTCAACTCCATCAACGATTTGGACGAGCATGATTTAAACGAGCCGAAGCCTGGAACCAGCGACGCACAGCAAGAACTCGTGGACACTTTCTCGCATACGCACGTCGATAAGTCATTGCTGGATCCAGGTGATGTAGACTAA